A stretch of DNA from Telopea speciosissima isolate NSW1024214 ecotype Mountain lineage chromosome 5, Tspe_v1, whole genome shotgun sequence:
TGCCGGTCATTTCATCCACCCCCCATGTGTCAAGGCGCACTTTGTGCCCCTAGTGTAGagaattttatccctttagaaaatactaaaacctaggagggtatttaactatttatgaacctaaaggggaagtgaattattttatttccttggctgccaacctGGTAGCAAGCAAAAATTTTTCTGAATCAAACAAGCAAATGAACAGTAAAAAGTCCCATCtgcttcttcttatttttgtttttgcttttgtttttttttttttctttctttctggaTCTGTCCCTAACCTCCCCTGCTACCTAGCCCCACTATATCACCTCCTCTTGTCCGTTGCATCCCGTACAGTGACGTTACAGAAGACATGAACCTGTTAAAAGTTCTCAATCAATAGTCACAGATCCAAACTAGCTATTTGAATAAATATGTTCATTGGTCACTCTATAAAATCTCAGTTTTACTATGTTGCTTTGAACTGGTTTCAATTCCGATTTAAGTTTGTAACCTTTACTATTATTCATGTTGccaataacaataaaaaaagaggcCAACACCAAAACAAATGTAGATCAATCACACAACAAGAGCTAAGAATAAATCTTGGAGACTACGTAAAGTCTATCTCTTGGGCTTTCATTCTTGACACTTGGTAATTTCGTTCCTTATGATTCAAGGTCTCATGGCAAAGTTTTGATAACCCTACCAACACCTTTCTGCCTGGTCAGCGTCTATTCCGAGGGCCGAGTGCAAAATCTTCGGATAGactacatgtcaaatttagtACTCAAGCTCACTTGTCACTTTGTCCTCTTATGTTCCTCTATTGCTTGTTTTTCAAATGGTTCGAAGcaaatttgattttttcaaataaattttaaaacgTTATAGTTACATCACATGTGTACAAACCAAACTAATTTAAAAATTATGTGATGACTAAGATAATGTCATGGATATATTCATAAAGTTTGGGCTCTAAATGTAATGCCACGTGGCCATATTTGTGGGGGCAGCCTACTCAAACGTTGGTATAGGAAAACCCAatccaaaaggaaagaaaaattttaaaatttttgtttaaaaggaaattatttttattttttttccaaaattttaaatgGTCATAACTAAAatccaaccccctccccccttttgtGTCCAATTCTTGTTATAAAAATTGATAAAAGTCcagtaaaaaaaatttgtacacATTATTAAAAAGCCTTGAATATGGAGTttctaaatttttatttgaataaagtaaATTTAATGAAATGTTACCATTTAAAAGATCGAGTTATAATCATTAAAACCAGTTGAGTATCCCAAAATTCTATCAAACCAAAGTAAAAAATGTAacttccttttatttatttatttattcttaaggGATGTGGGGAGAGATTTAAAGGGCGTGTAGGATCAATGTGTTAAAGTCATAgttgaaaaatcagattttttggCTCGACTCATCCTATGAGAAGCCTGGTGAATCGGCTTGGTTAGACTTAATCAAGacaaatttatatatatatacttcttcatttAATCTTCGGtacattaaaatttttatttttttatttttaaaatgccTATCGTTTATCATTTATGGTCTCTTTACTTTTTATTGagtttatttttcctttaaaatacCCGATATTCAGTGCCTCTGGTTATTACGAGACAAAAACTTCCCTTCCTTTATGTCTAAGCTTTACTTTTGAGGGTCCCATAAAACTAATGTCGTGTATATCTCATCTGGCGGCTCTGCCTCCCCAACCTTTTCCTTCAACTTTAGCTTCTTATGATCTTATCTATGTCACTAACCTTCGAACTCGTtgtccaaaccctaattcttcCTATGGGGCAATCTTCTCTCTTGTTAATGCTGCCTTCGTTTAATAAGGGAAGCTTGCAATCCATTCTCAGTGTTGATTGTCATGGCATCACTAGCCGTTGAGTTAAGGTTTCGAAGGCTAGAGTCTCAAACGAGGACATTGGAAAGGGGTAGAGAAATGATCGGACTCGGGGATTTTTGTGCAACTCTGGTGAAAAAATCGAGTCTGTTCTGATTAGGATAAAATCAAATTGAGTCCATTCATTTGAATGAGTTTACATGAATATTGACCAGGTCCTtcaaacctggttttccaattATGGTTAAATTTGAAATCAATTtgatttatcctttttttagTGGGGTGGGGTTCTATCAATGActtgaaaaacaaaatgaaaacccCATACATTGAGAATTTCCCATCTATCCAAGAAATTGTCAAATCATCTTGTCCACATAACTAACAAGCTAGAACGTAAGAAAGAGATACCACACAGGACATGGTGTGATCCCCAACAACCAATAACCTTCCTATTGTGTTAAATTGTCATCTTGGCACATGAGAGTCCATTTCCCTGCCATCGACTTCTATTTCGAAGTGGTGTGCTCCATCATCGAGTGTGATCAAGATTATTTGTAATGCAAGTATGATTCCAAATACATCGAATGGTGGTTTAGGTATTACCTACTGTGACTCTAACAGAGTCTCCTACATGCTGTTTCAATTCCATCTTCTTTTAATGAGGTTACAACTGGGGAGGCCTTTGCCATTCGATCATCTCTGCTGGAGGCTACATTAGAGGGATTTGAGAAGGTGGTTCTAGAGTCTAACAATACAAAagttatctcttatttatcaaAAGGGATTACTTCTTCACTCCTTggttttttttgcttttttgttttttttttgttaaaagggATTTATTGAGAGCAAGAACGTCAAATAGCCATGGAGTCCGTGTTACAAAGGTCTTGGATCCAATGATTAGAATTAGGCTAGATCGTCTCGCACGCACAAGATAGGACTCTCTAAGCTATGGAGTCAACCACGATGTTACTCTCCCTAAATGAGTGAATTACATCACAAACCACAAAATAAGAAGTCAATTGGCGAATGTCCTAGACTACGCTAGTGATCTCACATGGATGGGCTTTGAGTGATCCTAGAGGAATAGGACCAGGTCCTAATCGTCAGATTCCACCACAACCTTGTCAATACACTCATGTAACATCGGGTAATTATACACCTCTCAAGTTATTTTAGTTCTTGCTGTTTTAACTATGttccaagggagattaacaACGTGGCTGACTCCCTGGCAAGGAGGGCCCAATCGGGGGTGTGGGATGGTTTAGCTTATTTCCAATCCATGGCTGTGTGCCATGGCTTTGTGACCTTTGTAATCTTGAGCCATGAGCTCTCCTGTTATCCCTAATAAAATCTTTCCATCTCCCCCCGGGTTGTATCTAATTTGGATCCTTTACTGCCAAGTTGCCCGGCAGgatcgtgctgcccagacatgtTGTTGCACGCAATGTCCGCTTTACCCTTGCCCAAACgacttgcccgagtgggggtaaggcggtctttgcacgcagtaccgtgtctgggcagcacagTCCTACCGGGCAACCGGTTGTATCTGAAAATCCCTATGAAACTTTATTAGCTAACAATTCTAATTGCTTCCCTGTGCTtaattttcctgttttaatATGTGGAGGATTCTATAATCCTGGACTGACATTAGTAGGTtggacttttattttattatttgacGGTCGCGTGCAGTTTTTTGAAGCTGGTAATCTTACATCTTCCAACATTTTGGAGCCACATCTGGTCACTGATGCTCTTCCGTTCCCAACCACAAGGCCTTGGCCCTGGGACCTACTTAAGGACCTTATCTATACATCTGATAATGCTACTAATCTCACCTTCTATTGTAAAAAGCATATGTGTGTTCAGCTCGCCGTCCATTTAGCTAAACATGGACAATGTAAGATATCTGTATCTATTGTTTAATATATTATTAGTttgttttcatcaaaaaaaaaaaaaaactccttcCTTTATActgatttttattaatttttgctgaaattatcaattttacaaaAACAGATTGTAAAATTCGAAGAAGAAGCTGCTCatgaacgaagaagaagaaaaaacaataaaagggaACTTACCAAGAGTGCAAAGATCCAAATAAGATTTTCTATGCCACAACAAAGGACTGCTGTTTTGAAGGCTCAGGATTAATATTCTTGTTGGATTCTTCTCCCAAGAAATCTTCGATATTGTATATGACGGTTATGTAAAGAGAGCAACTAGGGCAACGAGCGATTTCTTACCCAATTCTTAGCTTCTCCTTGGTGATCTGGAACAAATCACCACATGGGCACGGGGTAGGTAAAAGCCTTGAgatcttcattccactccatgTCTTCGATTTCTACATCATCGTACGACATTTGTTGTTTCTTCCCTTTCAATCGAATAAATGAAGTTCGATCGATGAAACCAAGAAGAATAGATCGGATGCAGGGGGACTTTAAGAAGATTAGGGTTTATAAGCGCACCTGACTGAAAGAAGGATTTCTTCTTCGGCGATCTCTCTCCCTTTGGATGGTGTTCAATTCGTCCTCCAAAGGCAACACAGATTATTGGGGTTTAAGGTGGTTTAAGGTTTTTAAGCTTCTGAAATATGGTGATGGAAGACGATATAGGCCATGGCGGTTGTAAATTGCATTCTCCGTATGAATCTTGAGATGCCACGACTTCCTGCACCAGAGCCAGAGAGGCccattcttctttattttcaagCCCAATAGAAGATCTGTCATGGTTTAGGTCATATGTGACGCTTTGCGTGTCCGTCTCTCTGGCCTCCAATACGAAGAAACGTGTGCGATCTGAATTATTTGGCGGCAcacaactttttattttttattttttggtcaaaGGGCACACAACTTGGACTAAAGGGTTTCTGATCTGCATTGTCCAAGATGTGGGCTTGAGAATTCGATTGGTGCCAAgtcgagaagaaaaaaaaagattaaaaaaaaaaaactatcttgCATCAAGCTTGTAgtattggatgaagcttctttcACGGTCCAGCTCTTAGGGCCACACTGTAGTGCACCGCTAGATGCTTGCATTACAGAGGATAATAATCCTCTCTTCAATCGGTCAGTTTTTGGGCTGTGCTAATCAGAGCCTGTAGCACGTAGtggtttaaattgaaaccaATCCATAAGTTAATGGGTCtttcaaatcaaaatcggaCCGAAAAGCTATTGGTTCAATCGGTTTGTTATAACTCATCGATTATTAAGAtacaaatttaaaaattaagtTACTAATGATCTTGAAAGTTCTTGAAAATTCAATAGGTTCCAGAGAATGAGGAAAAAGGCTCAAAACAACTGAGAGAAATGGATTAAGAGCAAATTGTTGGAAATTCTGAATTTGATTCacatctgtatccatttagggatATCCATATCCAATCAAAGGATGTTCGAATCCGATTATGTTTGATCCGTATTCATCTGTTTACAATCCTGAAAAACAGTGAGAccctatgcccaaacacaaaGGAGTGCAAACTGAAACCCCCCTCCCCATAAAATATGGAAATCCCACACTCTCATGGAACATGGATTCCATGCtgatgcaggggccacactgCCTATCAGGGAACCTGCTCCCACAAATTCCATAGCAAAAGCCAAAAAAACCCGTTGACCGCAGGTCCACCATCAGAATAATCAGATCCCAGACAGAAAATAGCAGAAGGCCACCCAGATAGAGCACCCCCACGGTCCTACTCCCCCACTCTCTATGATCTTATCATGTCTCGTTAGACCTTAACTTTAAACCTCGCGTGTTCTGGAAACGTGTCAAATCTTTGGTTCCAGAAGCCACTACCACTGCCAGGTCATGCCCCTGTATACTCCACAATACAACATCACCAATCCCACCTCCCCTGCTTCCAATCCCTCATTGGTTCAGGTCTATTGGTTTCTCCACTTCTACCAAACCCAATAACCACCCACCCCTATATATATAGAACACAACACACAGACATGTACATACACAGACACAACCTTTCAAGCTTCACTTCAATGCCTTTCCTCCCttcctactactactactacctcCTTTACTTTCAGATCAGCTTCAATTATGTTGCTGGCTTATTTATTTCTAAGCTATTTCATAGCTTCTGCTGCAGCTAATTTCTACCAAGACATTGACATCACTTGGGGAGATGGTCGAGCTAGAATACTCAACAATGGAGATCTTCTCACTTTGTCTCTTGACAAGGCCTCTGGTTCAGGCTTTCAATCCAAATCCCAatacctttttgggttattcaaTATACAGATCAAGCTTGTCCCCAACAACTCAGCTGGCACCGTCACCACCTACTATGTGAGTTTATCAAgcttctttttaattttcatttaagTATCTTTGTAGTTaatgttatgtatgtctcgaattttTGTACtcgtttcgaagaatgacctGCTCTGACATTTTTTATGGCGATCCGAatggaatttattttgaaatctgtgatggtagcggagggcttgggccgatcccatggaggagtatttaaatttttttacccGTTTTGTTGTAAAGTGAGTGAGAGTTGGAGTTtccaatttagggtttttgggagagagtttttgggtgttcttgagagatgtCCATTGTCACTGTCTCCGattttacatagtgaaacatcttcGCCTTTGCCCATGAACGTAGCATATCATATttgtgtgtgaaccacgttaaatatTTGTGTCATCTTACTCTGTTTTTCGTTTTTGTTCGTGTTTTGTTTGGTGTTTATTCTAACAGTCAATGTTCTTTTTAAATTGATTGTGTTGCAGTTATCATCTCAAGGTTCAAACCATGACGAGATTGACTTCGAATTCCTTGGAAATCTGAGTGGAGACCCTTATATTGTTCACACTAATATCTACACACAGGGGAAAGGGAATAGAGAACAACAGTTCTATCTCTGGTTCGATCCAACTAAGGACTTCCACAACTATTCTATCCTATGGAACCCTCTTCACATTGTGTAAGTAGAACTCGCTGAGATCTTCCCCGAGGGATTTTTCTATCTTTCGAGTCTTGGGTTTCAATTATttttcccaaacttgatttGGTTTATCATCATCTTTTTCAGTTTCTATGTGGATGGAATTCCTATAAGAGAATTCAAGAATGCAGAGTCAAGTACTGGTGTTCCTTACCCAAAGAACCAACCAATGAGAGTTTATGGTAGCATTTGGGATGCAGAAGATTGGGCTACAAGGGGAGGACTTGTGAAGACAGATTGGACTCAAGCTCCCTTCACAGCTTCCTATGGAAAATATAAAGCTGATGGTTGTGTTTGGTCCTCTGGtagttcttcatcatcttcatgtGCTTCTTCTTCGTCAAAGAATAATACTTGGATGTATCAAGAGATGGATTCAAGTAAACTCAAATGGGTGCAAAAGAACTATATGGTTTATAACTATTGCACTGATACCAACCGATTCCCTCAAGGCCTTCCTCCAGAGTGCTCCATTAATACAACGGCTTATAGGCCATAGTTGTAACAGCCGAGGATCCAACTGAGTGGATGGTGAGCTGTAACAGTCGACAGAGCTAGGTCGGTCTTCTTCAATCGCGATATTATGAATGGCATTGATGATGAGGGTCCACTTGGTCATACAATGTCAAAGGACCTCGTAGTTGTATCGACAACTATATGAgtatatttttatgtatatcaTATACCATGAGAAACACAGTATTTGTGAATATATAGATTTCTGAAACTTATTGAGAGACTTAATTTTGTAAAATGAATggcaataaaataaaataaaattgatttaATTACTGATTGAGTTCATCAATAGATAGGAAGGCATGGATTTATTTATCCATGATCTGGTTCCCAATTATAGAATCTCAGAATTTGACACTACCAAGGTCACCATGCTTGAGCTGTAGCCCAAACCATGGCCAGACACAATATGGAGCTctgtttcagttttgatttttagaGGCCTGGTCCTTTGCTTAATTATAAATCCATACTCGGCCAGACAATCTTATTTGTGTTGGGGATGGATGGGCAACTACGGGGAAGAAACTAAGCAAACAATCATACTATATGAGGAATTTAACGTGGTTCGATATGAATGCCTACATCCACCTAAGAGAACCAGAGATTTTTTTACTAAACTTGAAAACTTTCTACACCACTCTCCACCTTACAAAGCAATTTCCCCTTTGCTTGTTACGAGGGTTTTCCATACAAAGATAATATATAAAGAatccaaaaaccctaatccccacacaattacaattttacctCAATATATTTACTATAGACGATCCTCAAGGCTGTTTCACTCAATATTTGGGTGTACACTCAAATTATTTTGTAAAGTTCTCAGCTTTCTTCACTGGTATTAAGCTGGCCAATGAGAAAAGTATTAATCATCTATGGGTGGAATCCAACTCCAATGTTGTGGTTTCCATTCAAATGGAATCCATTCCTTGGATTTTTTCACAACATTGGAATTACTATTGCCAATTGCTTTCTTACATAACTTGGAAGATTACACACTGCTATAGGGAAGGGAATTTAGCAGTGGATTTGTTCGCAAGGAAAGGAGCGACTCTTCATGTCTCTTATTATTGGCCTCATTACTCCAATTTTATCACTTACGATATTATTTGGGGTTCTCAGAATATCAAGATTCCGCTTTGATGTGTAATGGATGCATCTTGTTTTTATTTGTCTAATTAAGGTAATTTGTTGATGACAATGTCGAAGGTGGATCCTCAGCTTCAAAGTTTATTAGTTTTGTTCTCTACTTATGTCAATATCAAAGGTGAAGGAGATTCAAGACTTTTATTTTAGCCGATTGGGCATGCCTTGATGTTAATGTTGTAcatctatttttatgtttttaatattttttttaactgaactttagaaaaaaatatatatatataaatatatatattgagagATGAACTTAT
This window harbors:
- the LOC122662879 gene encoding xyloglucan endotransglucosylase/hydrolase protein 22-like, whose amino-acid sequence is MAVVNCILHTTFQASLQCLSSLPTTTTTSFTFRSASIMLLAYLFLSYFIASAAANFYQDIDITWGDGRARILNNGDLLTLSLDKASGSGFQSKSQYLFGLFNIQIKLVPNNSAGTVTTYYLSSQGSNHDEIDFEFLGNLSGDPYIVHTNIYTQGKGNREQQFYLWFDPTKDFHNYSILWNPLHIVFYVDGIPIREFKNAESSTGVPYPKNQPMRVYGSIWDAEDWATRGGLVKTDWTQAPFTASYGKYKADGCVWSSGSSSSSSCASSSSKNNTWMYQEMDSSKLKWVQKNYMVYNYCTDTNRFPQGLPPECSINTTAYRP